Proteins encoded in a region of the Anopheles ziemanni chromosome 2, idAnoZiCoDA_A2_x.2, whole genome shotgun sequence genome:
- the LOC131281616 gene encoding ubiquitin-conjugating enzyme E2Q-like protein 1, producing the protein MSSRSKEKVTAAIRKFFKSSESKSKDSKDKDGTHTAAPTEASDAAHHHLSHAHLPHSAGTTTTATTTTAHGGGAGGSSGGGPSAGSGAHGGLASNGTTNGNTNSSGNSKANTDSPMRRLRCVVAPTTTAMMNVPVSKPLDTTIRSRRLMKELKEIERLQHSRAEPCFTVELINDNLYEWHARLFRIDPDSPLAEDLVELNIPFILLHLVFPENFPFAPPFMRVVEPRIEKGFVMEGGAICMELLTPRGWASAYTVEAILMQFAASLVKGQGRVSRKPKSAKDFSRRSAEDAFRSLVKTHEKYGWVTPALNDG; encoded by the exons ATGTCGTCCAGATCAAAGGAGAAAGTAACGGCCGCCATTAGGAAGTTCTTCAAAAGCTCCGAAAGCAAGAGCAAGGACAGCAAGGACAAGGACGGCACGCATACGGCCGCCCCGACGGAAGCATCCGATGCCGCACACCACCACCTGTCGCACGCTCACCTTCCCCATTCGGCgggaacgacgacgacggctacgacgacgacggcgcaCGGTGGTGGAGCCGGCGGTAGCAGTGGAGGTGGACCGAGTGCGGGCAGCGGGGCTCACGGGGGGCTAGCGTCGAATGGCACCACCAACGGCAACACCAATAGTAGCGGCAATAGTAAAGCCAACACCGACAGTCCCATGCGACGGCTTCGATG CGTGGTCGCCCCAACCACCACTGCCATGATGAACGTTCCTGTCTCAAAACCGCTCGACACCACCATCCGGTCGCGCCGTCTGATGAAGGAGCTGAAGGAGATCGAACGGTTACAGCATTCCCGTGCCGAGCCTTGCTTTACG GTGGAACTGATCAACGACAACCTGTACGAGTGGCACGCGCGGCTCTTCCGGATCGACCCGGACTCGCCGCTGGCGGAGGACCTCGTCGAGTTGAACATTCCCTTCATCCTGCTGCACCTGGTGTTCCCGGAGAATTTCCCGTTCGCGCCACCGTTCATGCGCGTCGTCGAGCCCCGGATCGAGAAGGGCTTCGTGATGGAGGGCGGTGCCATCTGCATGGAGCTGCTGACGCCGCGCGGTTGGGCAAGCGCCTACACGGTCGAGGCGATCCTGATGCAGTTTGCGGCCAGCCTGGTCAAGGGCCAGGGTCGGGTGTCGCGAAAGCCCAAGTCCGCCAAGGATTTCAGCAG ACGCTCGGCCGAGGATGCCTTCCGGTCGCTGGTGAAAACGCACGAAAAGTACGGCTGGGTTACACCGGCCCTTAACGACGGTTAG